The sequence TTCGGCATATCATATCAATCTCGACTCATTTACACTTAAAAACTATATTGATAGAAGCATTTATGATTTTAGTAATGTGGAAACTTCTTTTAGGAAATTATCTTTTCTTACAGCAGACAGTGCGTTGCAATGCAAATTGGATTCTATGCATTATAATTATTCCAAGGGATTATTATATCTCCGAAATATAGAATTAATTCCAAATGTTTCTGATGAGGAGATTCAGCGAAAACATAAGTATGAAACTTCAAGTGTCACAGGCTCAGTGTCTGAAATGGATGTATCCGGAATTCGCTTGAAGTCATTTATAAATTATAGTGAATTGAAAGCCGATAGCATTCGAGTGCAAGGTGTAGATTTAAAAATTTATAAGGATAAAACCAAGCCATTAAACACAACCCGGATTGCGGATTTATTTCCCCAGTTACTCATGAATGTGAAAATACCGGTTGACATAAAACGATTGGTTGCTAAGGATATAGATATTTTAAGCAAAGAGAAAATGCCGGATAGTAAAATTTTAGAGGTGCAAGTAAATGATATTGATGCGCAAGTTTATAATATCTCCAATCAATATCCGGATTCCTCTATTACGATTACAGGGAATGGCGTAATTGAGAATGTGGTTCCATTTGATGCTACACTAATTTATGATTATAACAAAACACATTTTACTTTTAATGTAAATACCTCTTCTTTTGATATTACAAAAATAAATCCGCTGATAAGTAAAATTGCACCCGTAACCCTTGATAGTGGAATAGTGGATAGATTATATATGCGTGGACATGGATATAAAAATTACGCTACAGGTACTTTAGGATTTGAGTATCACGGACTACAAATAAGTATGCTATTGGAGGATAAAAGCAATTGGTTTAATTCGGTGGCTTCACTTGCCGCAAATTCTTTTATCAAAGGAAATAATCCTGTGAATGAAAAAAAGCCTCCCTTTATCAGCACATTTAGTATCGAACGAAATATGTACAGACGTTCTATAAATATGATGATGCTTTCAATAGCAGCAGGAATCAAGGAGTCTTTGGTGTTTAACCGTTCAAGTAAGCAACAGTTTAAAAAGGTGAAGGAAGTTATTAAGGATATTACATCAGAATGAGCTGGATAATTTAGTTGTATTAATGGCTTGTTTAATTTTAAATACCTTTAGATTGGTGAAGGATTTAAAAAAACAATCGGGTGTTAACTACTTAGTAACAATTAACTTGAATTCCTATTCAAAAGCACGCAAATGAACAACAAAAAAATTTGGATAATAAGTATAGCCAGTGGAGTATTACTTATTATTTGTATTGCAATAATTTTACTCTTGCATAATTTTAATACTGTAATAAGTCAGGCACTCCGGTTGAGTTATGATAACAGTAGCTTGTCTGAAGTTTATGATTTGCAGTTTGAAGATTTAAGTGTAAATGTCTTTAGTGGAAATATTACCGTACACGATGTGAAATTTTCCCGCAAAGAAGAATTGCCCGAACAATACGCTTACATTAATTCAACGATTATTCTCACCACCGAAAAAATTGAATTACAAAATGTGGAAATATTTCATTTGTTGCGGAATAAAGAATTGGATTTAGAAAGCATTGAAATACGCAATCCGGATATATCATTAAATGTAACCGGTAGCAACTTTATTATTTTTCCAATAAATGCAGCAAAACAAGAAGAAAAGAAAACAGATAAGGAGGCAAAGAAAAAATTGCAAGCATATAAATTAGTGAAGTTAGAATTAACCAATGCAAATTTACATGGGATTAATACTTTTTATGATCGTGAATTTTTTGTACATAATCTACAGATAATTTTAGATGATTTTCAACTGAAATCTGAGGAAGGAAAAAACACGATTACAAATGCTGCAGTTGCATTAAGTATTGATTCCTTAGAAGGTAGAATGCACACCGGACCCATGCGGGATTTCTCTCTACATAATTATAAAATAAACTTAGATTCGTTTGCGCTTACAAATTATATAGACACAAGTACTTTCGCATTTAATGATCTACAAATGTCTTTTAATAATTTATTTTTTCTTACCTCAGATAGTACTGCGCAATTCAAAATGGATTCGCTTTCGTATGGGTATTCGCAAGAGATTCTATCCATTCGTAACATACAATATATTCCGAATGTAGCGGAGGACGTTATTCAACAAAAATATCAATATCAAACTGCCGACTTGTTTGGTACTGTAGCATCGGTGGATATATTGGGAATACAAACAAATTCATTACTTAATAGTAATTCGATAATTGCAGAAAGCATCACTGTGAGTGGAGTCAATCTGAATATTTATAAGGATAAAACGAAACCTATTGATAATACCAAGTTTCCTGTATTTCCTACACAGAATTTATTAAAATTGAAAATGCCAATTGATATAAAACATGTTATTGCAAAAGATATTAATATAACCAGTAAAGAAAAATTGCCGGAGAATAAATCATTGGAAGTAAAAGTTTCTAAAATGGAGGCTAACGTTTCTAATATTTCAAATAGAGATACAGAATTACCACTCACAATTTCCGGCAGTGGAGTTATTGAAAACACAATTCCATTTCAGGTAATGATTCAATTTGATTATGATAAACCGCATTTCACTTTTGATATAAGCACTTCATCATTTGAAATTAATCGTATGAATACTTTAGTAAGTCAGATTGCACCTGTTACATTAGATAGCGGCATAGTGGATAGAGTGCGTATGCAGGGCAATGGTTATGAAGGATATGCTACAGGTAAAATGGGTTTTGAATACCACGGGCTTAAGATTAATATTTTAATGGAAGACAAGGATAATTGGATTAATTCAGTTATCTCACTTGCTGCAAATACCTATTTGAAAGGAAGCAATCCGGCAAATGAAAATGATCCACCTTTTGTAAGTAAATTTCGAATTGAACGCAACATGAATAAAGGCTCTATAAATATGTTGATGCTTTCAATGGCTGCCGGTTTAAAAGAGTCCTTAATTATGTCGAGAGAAAGTAAGAAGGACTACAAAAAAGTAAAATCAGAAAATAAAAAGAAGAAAAAAAAGGAAAAATAGAATTTCACATTAGCAGATTCATTACAGCACCACAATTTTACCAAAGCGCATAAAACTATCACCCGCAATTTTAAATGTATAAATACCGCTGCTGAATGTAATATCTATTAAAATTTTTTCACCTGTATGTATTTGTTGTTTCTTTACCATCTTTCCATCCATATTAAAAATCTCCACATCAAAATTTTCTAAACCACTTCCAGAAAGTGTAATATAATTTCCTGCAATTACAGGATTAGGAAAGAAATTTACATTTATGTTTTCCGGTGTTTGAATAGACACTGCTGTTCCATTTAAATTCACATTATCTATATAAAGTAATTGCCCCCAACCGCCAATATTTCGAAATGCGATAATTGCATTCGACTCACCAATAAAGTCATTTAATAGAATTGTATCTGTTCTCCATTCATCGTCTTCAGGAATAAAATATCCACCTGAATATGTTGGTGCGGTTGCTAAATCAAAACCACCTTTATAATACACTTGCGTAAAGGTTTCTCCGCAATCCGTTGTAATTAAAACTGCAAGAGAATCAATGTAGCCACTCGCATACGGAGTGTAAGCAATATCGAAAGTGAGTATGGGATCTGTTATATCTTCCAGATTTATAAATGCACGTAAATCACTATATCCACCTTCCAGATTTACATCGTAATTATTTGCTAATGCACTATTGCTGCTTGTACTATATCCACCTGCAAAATCTGTTTTGTTCCAAATGGAAGCACCGCTATTTACTCCGCTTGTTGTCCAATAATCCGGAGGAAATGTAGCTTCAAAATCCTCCGCAATATTTGTTCTGTCCACTTCCTGAATTTCAATTGTAATTGTATTGCTGCTGCTGTTTCCATTTATATCTGTAACTGTAAGCGTTGCATTATGCATTCCAATACTATTAAAAACAATTTTCGGATTTCGAATATCAGATGTTGCCGGTGTTGCATCTTCAAATGTCCAGCTCCAGGTTGCACCCTCATGATTTAAAAAAGAATAATCTTCAAAATAAAAAGTATCTGTTGCACAGAATGTATTAAATTTATTTACTGTTGCCTGTGCAATCGGATAAGCAGGATCTTCATACAATGCACTTTCCCAAATACCTTTTCCATACGTTGCAATACGAATTTTTCCATCACGATAAAATGGTTTTAAGATATTGCTGTTGGTATAAAAAGGTAATCCATTATTAAATTCATTCCAACCTAAAGAATGATTGTAATAATAAATGCTGTAGTTAGTTGCATAATATAATCCGCCATCAGTTCCCGCAACATAACTTATACTTCTGCAATCTTCACTGTTTAAAATGCTGTTGGTAATATTGGACCATGATGTTCCACTGTTATCAGAATAAAATATTTTACTGCCATCATAAGCACCCGGATAAGCTAAATAAATCTGCTCTGGATTTTCAGGATTAATAGCAATTAAAATTCTGTCTTTTGATCCGCCGGCAACTGAAGGAATTGTAATTTCTGAAAATGAAATTCCGCCATCTGTTGTTTTCCAAAGCTTACCACTTCCACTTGCAGCAGGTGCTTGCGTCACATACATTATATCGGGATTATTACGGGCTATTTCAATATATCTTACTGATGCATTTGCATTTGTTCCGAAAGTATATAATGCATTAAAAGAGGAACCACCATCTTCTGACTTCCATAATTTATGTTCCTTTCCTGTAAAACAAATATTATAGCATGAAGGATAAAATTCTAATTCACTGCTTGCTGCTGTCCAATAACTTTCGTTGGGTTCAATTCCAAAACTGCCATATAAAATTGGTTCGCCAATTGATTCGGGAATAATTGCAGAACCAATTTGTGTTGAATAAATTTTTCTATTGTTTCCCGGATTCACATAACCCGATGCAGGTTCGCCGCCACCGAGTTGTAAATAATTACCTGCTTCGTACGGAGAATAAAAAGCAATTACTCCATTGTGATATAATCCACCAACAGTAACATCTTCATTCCATCCTTGTCCGAAACCCCAATATTCTGCACCGTGAATTCCTGCAGACTTTCTCAAATTTTCACTGAAAAAAAAATCATTACTATAATTTACACCACCATCACTTGTTATCCAATATCCATTTTCATTTGCACGAAAATCCTGCATATCGGGATGCATATCTAAAGTGGAACTGATGTATCCGCCCAGTGGAGTAAATGTATTTCCACCATCATCACTCTTCCATAAATTTAAACCACCAATTAAAATGTTATCTGCATCATCATTACTCGCCATAATTGCGCAATTATAAAATCCCTGATGATAATCCCAACCAACCCAACCGATAGCGAGATTTTGATGAGTTGCATTATAAGGGCCACCATCCGGACCGTTGGGCAATGTCCATGTTTCGCCGCCATCATCACTGCGATAAATTCCGATATAACCATAATCGCCGGATTTTGCATCACCAATTAAATACACATAAATACGATTGGGATCTGCGGGTGTAACAGCTATTCTGGAACCGCCAGCATAACGTGAAGGATCAGTACTACTATACCATCCATTATCTTTTAAAATAAAAGTTTCTCCCATATCGGTTGACACAAAAAATTCACTGCGTTTTTCTGTTGCATTATTTTTTAATAAATACACGGTGTTATCATCATCTGATTTTAATTTAATATCCCATGCCTTTGCAGAAAATAAATGCGTCCAGGTATCACCTGCATCTGTACTGCGATACACACCATTTTCACCGACGATAATTACAATATTTGTATTTGATGGATTTACTAAAATTTCATGTGGCCATAAACCTGTTGCATATAACATTGAATTCCATGTTACACCTCCATTCGTTGTTTTAAATAAACTATATCCATTTGCTGCATATACAATATCTGCATTCGTAGGATCAATTTCAATTGCTTCCACACCACTGAAATAATAATCGTGAGTAACACTTTCCCATGTTGCTCCGGCATCTGTTGATTTATAAATTTCTCCCGGTTCTGTTCCGCAATACAAAATATTTGGATTACTCGTACTTTGATCAATACTATACACATTAGTTTGATCATTAGAAAAATCTCCTTCCTGATTATACACTTGATAAGGACCCACATTTGTCCAATCACCTGAAGAAGATCTTGTTCCACTTAAATGTTTATTACGCATTATTTCATCTTGTGCAATTAATGTTTCTGCATCGGGTAAAATATAAGTGCCATCGGTTTGAATATACGGTTCAACAAATCTTCTCCAACGTTTATAATATTGCGTATGATAATTTTTTTCGAAAAGATGATTTTTATAATACTTTGTATATGCATCCTCCACAGTAAATACATTCGGATTATCGGCATACATCAATTGCGCCCAATGTGGTGCCTCCGCTATTTCTGTTGGAGCAGGTGGAGCTAAATAAATAAATTGTGCTTGTGAAAAAGAAATTGATAATACAAAAATGCAGAGAGTAATTAAGTAGCGATATAACATAACTGTTTTTTATTGGAGTAAAGTTATCGGACTTATGGCGAAGAGTATAATTTATAAATTCATAAGTTGTTCTTGGAAATTACTTTAATTAAATAAAATTATTTCTATTCCGAAAAAGTAATATGTTCTTCTGCTATCAATGGCAATCCTTTTAAACGCATAATAAGTTGCGCAACTGCAATTACATCTTTATTACAATACACTGCAATGTTATCTAATCCATCTTCTTCCCAATATGATTTGCCAACCATACTGCCATCCATATTATCTTTTGGTGTAGGAATATCTAAAATATTTGCAAGCAGATTTAAAGAAGTGTAATGTTTAAAATCACCAAACTTCCAAAGATCTAATGTATCAACATGATTTACTTCCCAGGGTTTTTTTCCATATAAATCAATTGCATGGGGAAGGGGCAATCCATTAATCAGCATACGACGACATAACCAAGGCACATCAAACTCACGGATATTATGTCCGCATAACTGAAAATTATTTTTAGAAACATTAATAAGTGTGTGAGAAAATTCCTGCAACAATTCTTTCTCGTTATGATTTTTATATGTTTTCAATTTCAGATGATATGCATTGTTTTTTTTCTGCATATAACCACAAACAATAACAACCACTTTTCCAAACTCAGCAAAAATTCCTGCACGATTAAAATAATATTTCTCGGGTGATTCATCTTCCGGTCTGTTACGACCATTTTTATCTTCCCACAATTTTTGTAATGCAGGATTTAAATTATTAAAGTCTTTTTCTGCCGGTACAGTTTCTATATCAAACACAAGCAGATTTTCAGGGAGTAAGTCGTTCAGCATTTTTATTTTGAAGATACAACATTCTATTTATTCAGGTCGCTTATACGGACGAATTATTAAACGCAATGCACGGTCGTAAGTAAAATAATTCCACATCCAACTCATGAATACCATAAACCGATTTCGAAAACCAACCAAGGTCATTAAGTGTACAAACATCCAGACATACCAAGCTAAATATCCACCAAAAGAAACATAAGGAAGATCCACCACAGCTCTGTGTCTGCCTATGGTTGCCATGCTTCCTTTGTCGTGATATCGAAAAGGTAATAATTCTTTTTTGTGATGCATGCGCATAAAATTTTTACCGAGATTTTTTGCTTGTTGAACAGCACCTTGTGCAACACCGGGATGTCCTTTCGGATATTTAGGATCGGCAGTCATTAATGCAATATCTCCAATAGCAAAAATATTGTCATAACCTTCAATACGATTAAATGCATCCACTTTATATCTGTTGCCACGCACAATTAATTCTTTTGGAATTCCATTCAGTACAACACCTTTTACACCTGCAGTCCATATCACATTTTCTGATTCAATTTTTTGTCCATCACCCAATGTAATTACCACTCCATCATAATCCGTAACTGTTGTATTCAACAATACCTCAACACCTAATTGCTCCACATATTTTTTTGCAAGTCTGCTGGATTTTTCACTCATTGGTGGAAGCAATCGATCACCTGCCTCAATCAATTTTACATGCATGCGATCTTTTTTTATTTCCGTATAATCTTTTGGTAACACATACTTTTTTATTTCTGCCAATGCACCCGCAAGTTCAACACCGGTAGGTCCACCGCCAACAATTACAAATTTTAAAAACCTATCCTGTGATTCAATCGCCTCTGTAATTAATGCTGTTTCAAATTCCTGTAAAATATCACTGCGTAAATTCAGAGAATCCGGAATGCTTTTAAGAGGCAAACCATATTTTTCCAGATTTACATTTCCAAAATAATTTGTTGTAGATCCCGTCGCAATTATTAAATAATCATAATTAAAATCACCGATGTTAGTATGTACAATTTTATTTACCGGCGATACTTCTGTTACTTCTGCCATGCGAAATGCAATATTGGGATAAGGACCAATTTTTCTGCGGAAGGGAAATGCAATTGCATCCGCACTGATACCTGCCGAAGCAATTTGATATAACAAGGGTTGAAATGTGTGATAATTATGTTTATCCAGAAGTAGTACACGATAAGGTTTATCATTTAAACGTTTCACCAATTGCAAACCACCAAAGCCACCACCAATTATAATAATAGTAGGTAGTGACAAGTCATCAAAGAAATACATTTGATTATGAGTTTATTAGTATATAGAATGATTTTAATCAATGTCAGAAGTTAACAAGCTATTAACTGCTATTTTTATGCAAAACTATTTGATTTGAAACAGAATAAGTGGAGTAAAGGTTTTGCCTCGTTGTGTGTGGAGCATATTAATTTGGAAAAGAAAATTTTGCCACATGCAGAAGCTATCTATGCCACATCTGCTTTTACATTCGAGTCGCCGCAGCATGCAATGGAATTATTCAACGATAGAGATAAAGGATATATCTATTCTCGTTGGAGCAATCCCACAGTGGAAATGGCGGAACAAAAACTTGCATTGTTAGAAACATACAAAACTGATATTTCAGCAAGAGCGCAATTATTCAGCAGTGGTATGGCGGCAATTTCAGCAGTGATTCTTTCGGTTGTAAAAGAAGGTGAAAAAATGCTTACTCAACATCAATTATATGGAACAACCGATGAATTAATGCAATCGCTATTACCTGAATTTGGAATTGAAACAATAAATGCTGACTTACATAATTTAAAAGCAGTAGAATCTTTATTACAATCCGACAAAAAAATAAAATTGATTTATATCGAATCACCATCAAATCCATTGATGGAAGTTTTTGATATATCTGCATTATGCAATATGGCATTAACGTATAAAGTGAAAGTTGCAGTGGATAATACTTTTTCTACAAGTTATTTACAACAACCATTAAAATTGGGTGCTGATTTTTCTGTGTATTCCACCACAAAATTTTTAAACGGACATGGCAATAGTTTAGGTGGAGCTGTAATTGGAAAAGACAAAAAATTTATAAAAGAAAAAGTATGGCGCTATGTGAAATTACTCGGCTCCAACAGTAATGCATTTGATGCATGGTTATTATTGCAGGGATTAAAAACCTTATCCTTGCGTATGGATCGTCATTGTGTAAATGCAAAACTGGTAGCAGAATTTTTACAACAACATCGAGCCATTGCACATATTAATTACACCGGATTTAAAACACATCCACAATACAACATCATTAAAAAACAAATGCGCTTGCCGGGTTCTATGTTGAGTTTTGAATTAAAAGGCGGATTGTCAGCAGGAAAAAAATTGATGAAGAAAGTAAAAGTGTGTAAATTAGTTACCAGTCTCGGCACTACGGATACATTGATACAGCATCCCGCATCCATGACGCATGTAAATGTATCTGTAGAAAGAAGGATTGCGATGGGATTAACCGATGGATTTGTGCGCATGAGCGTGGGTATAGAAGATGCAGAAGATATAATTAATGATTTGAAGTATGCATTGGAATAACAATAAATTAAATAAAAAATAATTGGATATATGCATTCAGTAATTACAGGAACAGGTTGTTATATTCCTGAAATAATAAAAACAAATAAACAGTTTGCAAATCATGATTTTTATGATTTGAATAACAAACGCATTGAAACACCTGCACAGGAAATTGCAGAAAAATTCCAGCAAATAACGGGTATAGAAGAGCGGCGATATGCGTCATCAGATATGAATACCAGTGATATGGCTACCATAGCAGCTCGTCGGGCAATTGAGGCTTCGGGTATTGATCCTGAAACATTAGATCAGATAATTTTCGCTCATAATTTTGGTGATGTAACCAAGCATACTATTCAAACGGATGTGTTACCACCACTTGCCTCCCGACTTAAAAATACATTGGCTATAAAAAATCCTGCGTGTATTCCTTATGATATTTTATTTGGTTGTCCGGGATGGTTGCAGGGATTAATTCAGGGGCATGCGTTTATTCAATCCGGCCAGGCAAAAAAATGTTTGGTTATAGGTGCTGAAATGTTATCTCGAGTATTAGATATTTATGATCGTGACAGTATGATTTTTTCCGATGGCGCCGGGGCATGTATTCTTGAAGCTATTCCTGCAGAAAAAACACAAAGTGGAATTCTCGGTATTTCCGCAATGGCTCATTGTGGTGAGGAAATGAATTATCTGCGTTTTAATAAATCTAATTTTCCTGAATCGGATCCACGTATTCGATATATAAAAATGAAAGGTCGTAAAGTATATGAGTATGCCATAACCTATGTGCCGCAGGCGATGAAACAATGTCTTGAAAATAGCGGTGTAAATATTACAGATGTAAAAAAAGTATTTATGCATCAGGCAAATGAAAAGATGGACGAAGGCATAATAAAAGGGTTGTACAAATTATATGGTATAACTGATTTGCCGGAACATATAATGCCGATGAGTATTCATAAGTTAGGCAATAGCTCGGTAGCAACTATCCCTACTTTATTAGATAGAGTTTTAAAAGGGGAAATGCCTGAACATGTTTTAAATAATGGCGATATTATTTTACTTGCATCAGTTGGTGCAGGTATGAATATAAATGCAGTTTGTTATCGCATTTAATCGGTTATCGCATTGTAAATTTCCTAAAAAAAGCTTAAGGAATTATCACACCATGAATGCACTTTATGGGTAAATACACTGCACCTTTCAGCAAAACAAAATCATCGGTTGTAGCCCAAATAGTTGTGTCTACCTGAAAAATTCCATTTCCGCTTTCAAAGATGATAATCACTTTTGTATGATAGGTATTTCCCAATACCATACTTTGAATAAGTAATTGTTTACGGTATTCAATTTCATCCCGTGATTGCAATACTTCCCTATTGGAAAAATCCAGTAATGGTATAGCTTCTTTTGCAATTGTGTTTATGTTTTCTATATTCATTGTTATGTTTTACAAATGTATTTTTTGAACAGTACCTGCTTTTGAATTGTTCTGCAAATTAATAGCTTATTTAATACAAATCAATAGATGTTACAATTTTAGGAAAATGGAAAATAAAAAAACAGTAGTTCTGGGTGCTTCACCTAAGCCTGAGCGTTATGCTTACAAAGCAATAAAACAGTTGGGTCAACATGGTCATGATATAGTGGCAATAGGAAATCGAGCAGCAATGGTGGATACAGTTGCTATTCAAACCAACTTGCCTGACGAGAAAAATGTAGATACCGTTACGCTATATTTAAATCCGGTGCGGCAAAAAGAATATTATGATTATATCCTGAGCTTAAAGCCAAAGCGGATTATTTTTAATCCGGGAACAGAGAATGATGAATTGGAAGAATTAGCGAAAAAAAACGGAATTGAAACTGTTGAAGCATGTACCTTAGTTTTGCTTTCAATAAACCAATATTGAAAAAGCAAACCATTATATCACAAACGGAAGAAAACTATTTGAAAGCCATTTTTAAATTAAGTGAGATATCAGATAAAAATATTAATACCAACGCTATTTCTGAAAAAATGGGAATTGCTGCCGCATCGGTTACGGATATGTTGAAAAAGTTGGCGCAAAAAAAATTAATTAATTACGAAAAATATTATGGTGTTACATTAACTGCAAGCGGAAAAAAAGAAGCACTTCGTTTAATTCGCAGCCATCGCTTATGGGAAACATTTTTGGTTGATCGTTTAAAATTTAATTGGGATGAAGTGCATGATATGGCTGAGGAATTAGAGCATATAAAAAATGATACGCTCACTGAAAAATTAGAGAGCTATCTGGGTTTTCCCAAATTTGATCCGCATGGTGATCCTATTCCTGATGTGCATGGCAATATTGCATATCATGAGGAAGTAACTCTGGATAAAATGCAGGTGGGGGATACAGGAATTATTGTTGGAGTAATTGATCACTCATCAGACTTTTTAAAATACTTGAATAAAATACAATTGGTGCTTCAGGCAAAAATGTTGATTTTAGATGATGAAGAATATGATAAGTCAAAGCATATACGCATTAATAATAAATCCGATATAGTTATCTCTCAGAAAGTAGCAGGAAATCTTATTGTAAGAAAGATTAATTGAAGCTCAACTCAAATAGAAAATCTTTGGTATAAAGCTATTACCAATAAAAATATTTTTTTAATTATTTTTTTTTCTGCCCCTTGCTGTTTTTTCGCAGTCCATGTTTATGCATATCTATGAAATCGAGAAAAGTGAATTCAGATTTTTAGAAGCCCTACCGGATAATAATGTTCTTGCTGGATTAATTTAAGTTTCAATTACAAGATGGATTGTCCGAAGGCACACTATTAAGCAATAAAGCATTAATTTATTTCGATTATAATCCTGCCGTAATTACAGCACCGGTATTTACATCTCTGCAAATATTTGTTCCGCAACTCATAAATACTATTCAACCAAATCAATTACATATTTATCTGAATCCTACATCTGATGCATTATTCATTGAATTAAAAGAAACCTCATCAATTTTAATTTTTGATATGCAAGTGAATAATGTAAAAACACTTCCTGATTTTTCACCATGTCAGCAACTAATTAATGTGAATGATTTAAATGCGGGAACTTACATTATTCAATCTGTAAATAATGATATGATAAGCAGTGTAGTTTTTATTATTTTAGGATAATGCTATTGCAGTTTTAGTACGGATTGTTGTGAATAGGAAAACTATAAAAAATAATATTCCCAATACAGTTACCATTGCGCCGGAAATTGATGCATTTAATAGTGCTGCTAAATAATATCCGGTG is a genomic window of Bacteroidota bacterium containing:
- a CDS encoding aminotransferase class I/II-fold pyridoxal phosphate-dependent enzyme; the encoded protein is MKQNKWSKGFASLCVEHINLEKKILPHAEAIYATSAFTFESPQHAMELFNDRDKGYIYSRWSNPTVEMAEQKLALLETYKTDISARAQLFSSGMAAISAVILSVVKEGEKMLTQHQLYGTTDELMQSLLPEFGIETINADLHNLKAVESLLQSDKKIKLIYIESPSNPLMEVFDISALCNMALTYKVKVAVDNTFSTSYLQQPLKLGADFSVYSTTKFLNGHGNSLGGAVIGKDKKFIKEKVWRYVKLLGSNSNAFDAWLLLQGLKTLSLRMDRHCVNAKLVAEFLQQHRAIAHINYTGFKTHPQYNIIKKQMRLPGSMLSFELKGGLSAGKKLMKKVKVCKLVTSLGTTDTLIQHPASMTHVNVSVERRIAMGLTDGFVRMSVGIEDAEDIINDLKYALE
- a CDS encoding T9SS type A sorting domain-containing protein translates to MLYRYLITLCIFVLSISFSQAQFIYLAPPAPTEIAEAPHWAQLMYADNPNVFTVEDAYTKYYKNHLFEKNYHTQYYKRWRRFVEPYIQTDGTYILPDAETLIAQDEIMRNKHLSGTRSSSGDWTNVGPYQVYNQEGDFSNDQTNVYSIDQSTSNPNILYCGTEPGEIYKSTDAGATWESVTHDYYFSGVEAIEIDPTNADIVYAANGYSLFKTTNGGVTWNSMLYATGLWPHEILVNPSNTNIVIIVGENGVYRSTDAGDTWTHLFSAKAWDIKLKSDDDNTVYLLKNNATEKRSEFFVSTDMGETFILKDNGWYSSTDPSRYAGGSRIAVTPADPNRIYVYLIGDAKSGDYGYIGIYRSDDGGETWTLPNGPDGGPYNATHQNLAIGWVGWDYHQGFYNCAIMASNDDADNILIGGLNLWKSDDGGNTFTPLGGYISSTLDMHPDMQDFRANENGYWITSDGGVNYSNDFFFSENLRKSAGIHGAEYWGFGQGWNEDVTVGGLYHNGVIAFYSPYEAGNYLQLGGGEPASGYVNPGNNRKIYSTQIGSAIIPESIGEPILYGSFGIEPNESYWTAASSELEFYPSCYNICFTGKEHKLWKSEDGGSSFNALYTFGTNANASVRYIEIARNNPDIMYVTQAPAASGSGKLWKTTDGGISFSEITIPSVAGGSKDRILIAINPENPEQIYLAYPGAYDGSKIFYSDNSGTSWSNITNSILNSEDCRSISYVAGTDGGLYYATNYSIYYYNHSLGWNEFNNGLPFYTNSNILKPFYRDGKIRIATYGKGIWESALYEDPAYPIAQATVNKFNTFCATDTFYFEDYSFLNHEGATWSWTFEDATPATSDIRNPKIVFNSIGMHNATLTVTDINGNSSSNTITIEIQEVDRTNIAEDFEATFPPDYWTTSGVNSGASIWNKTDFAGGYSTSSNSALANNYDVNLEGGYSDLRAFINLEDITDPILTFDIAYTPYASGYIDSLAVLITTDCGETFTQVYYKGGFDLATAPTYSGGYFIPEDDEWRTDTILLNDFIGESNAIIAFRNIGGWGQLLYIDNVNLNGTAVSIQTPENINVNFFPNPVIAGNYITLSGSGLENFDVEIFNMDGKMVKKQQIHTGEKILIDITFSSGIYTFKIAGDSFMRFGKIVVL
- a CDS encoding 3'-5' exonuclease, which encodes MLNDLLPENLLVFDIETVPAEKDFNNLNPALQKLWEDKNGRNRPEDESPEKYYFNRAGIFAEFGKVVVIVCGYMQKKNNAYHLKLKTYKNHNEKELLQEFSHTLINVSKNNFQLCGHNIREFDVPWLCRRMLINGLPLPHAIDLYGKKPWEVNHVDTLDLWKFGDFKHYTSLNLLANILDIPTPKDNMDGSMVGKSYWEEDGLDNIAVYCNKDVIAVAQLIMRLKGLPLIAEEHITFSE
- a CDS encoding 3-oxoacyl-ACP synthase III family protein; this translates as MHSVITGTGCYIPEIIKTNKQFANHDFYDLNNKRIETPAQEIAEKFQQITGIEERRYASSDMNTSDMATIAARRAIEASGIDPETLDQIIFAHNFGDVTKHTIQTDVLPPLASRLKNTLAIKNPACIPYDILFGCPGWLQGLIQGHAFIQSGQAKKCLVIGAEMLSRVLDIYDRDSMIFSDGAGACILEAIPAEKTQSGILGISAMAHCGEEMNYLRFNKSNFPESDPRIRYIKMKGRKVYEYAITYVPQAMKQCLENSGVNITDVKKVFMHQANEKMDEGIIKGLYKLYGITDLPEHIMPMSIHKLGNSSVATIPTLLDRVLKGEMPEHVLNNGDIILLASVGAGMNINAVCYRI
- a CDS encoding NAD(P)/FAD-dependent oxidoreductase; translation: MYFFDDLSLPTIIIIGGGFGGLQLVKRLNDKPYRVLLLDKHNYHTFQPLLYQIASAGISADAIAFPFRRKIGPYPNIAFRMAEVTEVSPVNKIVHTNIGDFNYDYLIIATGSTTNYFGNVNLEKYGLPLKSIPDSLNLRSDILQEFETALITEAIESQDRFLKFVIVGGGPTGVELAGALAEIKKYVLPKDYTEIKKDRMHVKLIEAGDRLLPPMSEKSSRLAKKYVEQLGVEVLLNTTVTDYDGVVITLGDGQKIESENVIWTAGVKGVVLNGIPKELIVRGNRYKVDAFNRIEGYDNIFAIGDIALMTADPKYPKGHPGVAQGAVQQAKNLGKNFMRMHHKKELLPFRYHDKGSMATIGRHRAVVDLPYVSFGGYLAWYVWMFVHLMTLVGFRNRFMVFMSWMWNYFTYDRALRLIIRPYKRPE